The Daphnia pulex isolate KAP4 chromosome 3, ASM2113471v1 genome includes a region encoding these proteins:
- the LOC124189707 gene encoding intraflagellar transport protein 88 homolog, with the protein MDKYNMETYDEDDLYSGFNEFHPTLNTSSLIQDSLSRDVKNQQSMLQMQQSRVVTASRGGVPTAVARPVTAIRGAGYTSSRLATASQVYDPLNQSGRVTTPFSEPKAVDPPEKQMKMLESSIQQIIEESIVAHSKEEFRVALDKAKEAVNKERSLIRQKEQSGMGESNSDLAFMVLFNLANQYVGNGLFSEAMSSYQQLIKNRSFANIGRLRLNTANLHFRLGQYALSLKQYRMALDQVPAHFTTLRTKIMQNIGLLFIKMGQYNDACTSFEFVMQEKPDFKTGLHMVLSYYALADRENMRKSFLRLLDVRAESDDFDKLVPEGDAQWNSLREALNNDSLHRLERQAKFEGERCILMAAKLISPVIEDTFSVGYQWCVEAIKESTHNHLADDLEINKAVLFLRQKDVALATETLRSFEKRSSRMATNAAVNLSTIYYLQGDIASAEKYAEVARDSDPYNAAAFVCLGNCSLRRADYNKARDFFLFALDNDAACVEALYNLGLTYRSTNQLEKSLEQFVKLQMVLRHQPEVLFQVASLNEELGNDEQAIEWYLQVHTVVPSDEGVHQKLGETFDRLGDRQQAFQYYSDSYRHYPSNLEVIRWLAAYFTEMHVPEKAIALYERAGQMRPNEAQWPLAVASCTQRVGNYHKALQILKSTRSKFPENIECLRALIRLCTDLGLKEAGDYASDLRKLEHSQNEASQENKRTGTSVTYSSGRGSRLSSAASGIDTILKSQPTSAESLSNKPTSSYQTTPIDTSYQDQLGPLQERPKTSRRLMTVESDDLDVGSDLLPL; encoded by the exons ATGGATAAGTATAACATGGAAACGTATGATGAAGATGATCTTTATTCTGGATTCAATGAATTTCATCCTACACTGAACACATCTAGCCTCATTCAAGACTCCCTATCTAGAGATGTTAAAAACCAGCAGTCAATGCTACAGATGCAG CAATCAAGAGTGGTTACAGCATCTCGTGGTGGGGTTCCAACTGCAGTTGCCAGACCAGTAACTGCAATTCGTGGAGCAGGATATACTTCATCAAGATTGGCAACAGCCAGTCAGGTCTACGATCCTTTGAATCAATCTGGCAGGGTTACAACACCATTTTCAGAACCTAAAGCTGTTGATCC GCCAGAAAAGCAGATGAAAATGCTGGAAAGTAGCATACAACAAATTATAGAAGAATCAATTGTGGCTCACAGTAAAGAGGAATTTAGAGTGGCACTAGACAAGGCCAAAGAAGCGGTCAATAAAGAACGAAGTCTTATACGTCAAAAGGAGCAATCCGGCATGGGGGAATCGAATAGCGACCTCGCTTTCATG GTGCTGTTCAACCTAGCGAATCAGTACGTCGGTAACGGACTGTTTTCAGAAGCCATGTCGTCCTATCAGCAGCTAATTAAAAATCGTTCTTTCGCCAACATCGGTCGACTGCGACTCAATACCGCCAATTTACATTTTCGTCTGGGACAGTACGCGCTCTCACTCAAGCAGTATCGAATGGCTTTAGATCAAGTTCCGGCTCACTTTACAACATTAAG GACGAAAATAATGCAGAACATTGGCTTGCTGTTTATCAAAATGGGGCAGTACAACGACGCCTGTACGAGCTTCGAATTTGTTATGCAAGAAAAGCCCGACTTCAAAACTG GTTTACACATGGTGCTCAGCTACTACGCCTTGGCAGATCGGGAAAATATGCGCAAATCGTTCCTTCGCTTGCTGGACGTTCGTGCCGAGTCGGACGATTTTGATAAACTGGTGCCGGAG GGTGACGCCCAGTGGAATTCGTTGCGTGAAGCGTTGAATAACGATTCGTTACACCGTTTGGAGCGTCAGGCCAAATTTGAAGGTGAAAGGTGCATATTGATGGCCGCCAAGTTAATCTCGCCTGTGATCGAAGATACTTTTAGTGTTGGCTACCAGTG GTGCGTCGAGGCCATCAAAGAGTCAACCCACAATCATCTGGCAGACGATTTGGAGATCAATAAAGCCGTACTCTTTCTACGCCAAAAGGACGTGGCCCTGGCTACCGAAACGCTGAGGAGCTTTGAAAAACGATCCAGCAGAATGGCTACCAACGCAGCTGTCAACCTGTCGACAATTTATTACCTA CAAGGTGACATAGCCAGCGCTGAAAAATACGCCGAAGTGGCTAGAGATTCGGATCCTTACAATGCGGCCGCCTTCGTCTGCTTAGGCAATTGTTCACTCCGCCGAGCGGATTACAATAAAGCTCgcgattttttccttttcgcttTGGATAATGACGCTGCTTGTGTGGAAGCCCTGTACAATCtcg GTCTGACGTACAGATCAACAaaccaacttgaaaaaagccTGGAACAATTTGTCAAACTGCAGATGGTCCTGCGTCATCAGCCCGAAGTTCTTTTCCAGGTCGCCAGTCTCAACGAGGAGCTCGGCAACGACGAACAAGCGATTGAATG GTATTTGCAGGTCCATACGGTCGTGCCGTCCGACGAAGGCGTTCACCAGAAACTAGGCGAAACGTTCGATCGCCTAGGAGACAGGCAACAGGCTTTCCAATATTATTCAGAT tccTATCGTCACTACCCGTCGAATTTGGAAGTCATTCGCTGGTTGGCGGCCTATTTCACGGAGATGCATGTCCCTGAGAAAGCCATTGCCCTGTACGAACGTGCCGGACAAATGCGACCCAACGAAGCTCAGTGGCCCTTGGCAGTGGCGAGCTGCACTCAGCGAGTTGGAAACTACCATAAAGCGCTGCAGATTTTGAAGAGCACTCGCTCCAAGTTCCCCGAGAATATCGAGT GTTTGAGGGCCCTGATCCGGTTGTGCACGGACCTCGGTCTCAAGGAGGCGGGCGACTATGCATCCGATTTACGTAAACTGGAGCACAGCCAGAACGAAGCGAGTCAGGAGAATAAGCGAACTGGCACAA GCGTGACCTATAGCAGCGGGAGGGGATCACGATTGAGTTCAGCGGCTAGCGGAATCGACACCATTCTGAAAAGCCAACCCACTTCGGCGGAATCGCTGTCTAATAAACCGACTAGTTCCTACCAAACGACTCCCATCG